Sequence from the Candidatus Poribacteria bacterium genome:
CATCTGACGGTTCCTCAATTCCCGCAATCTGAATCTTGGCTTCAGTCAACCTCGATTTAACGATTTCAACCTGATCCAGGATTTCATCGCTCGCAAGGCTGACGACGAGTAGGACGAGATCGGCGTTCCTCACAAGGTCAAATACCCACGGCTGCACGAAGTCCTGCGTGATCGGCGGTGTGTCAACCAACTGAAATTGGATGTTCTCATAAGCCAACATCCCGACGCTAGGCTCTTGAGTTGTATACGGCGTTGGGGAGACACTCGGCTTGGCTTTGGTGAAACTGGCTATAATTTGTGACTTACCAACATTAGGAGTCCCAATCAGCACAAGTTGTCCCGCACCTTGCTTGGGGACATGATAGCTGTGTCCTCTTTTCGACTGCTTCTTCCCATCGGCTTTCCGCAACTTTGCAATCCGAGATCGAAGATCTGCGCGAACCTTTTCGGTTCCCTTATGCTTTGGTGTGATTCGCGTCATCTCCTCCAATAGTTGGAGTCGTTCCTCGTCGGTCCGGGCCGCTTCAAGCTCGTGCTTCAGTTTATAATATTCGGGAGGGAGATTTGCTGGCATAGTCGGCTCCGTGGGTGTCGGAAATTTCAGATTTTAGTAGTAATTCCTATTTTAACTTTTGAAAGTATCCTCACACCTTACAATCAGAAAGATTATAAAGGATAGAAAAACGAAGATCAAGCAAAAAAAATCAAGGTATGGCATAAGGGGTAGTAATCAGAAAATGTCTGCTTTCCCTTTACAGAGAGATAGTGAAATGCTATACTACTATTGAGTGTACTATCGACGTAACTTCCCGCATGATTTAAGAAGACAGAATACGGTGATTTTCAATGAAATTCCTAATCTATCCGGCAGTTGATGAAAACGAACTACGAGCGCTTCAGTCCGTTTCGAATGAAGTTGAGGTTCAGAATGTTGAAAACGAGGACCAAGCCCTTGAAATTATTGGCGAGATTGATGCCATGTACGGCCGAATCACCCCGGATCTGTTAGCGCGGGCAAAAAAACTGCGCTGGATCCAGACCCCGATGGCAGGACTCGAACACTATATGTTCCCGGCACTGGCAGAAAGTGATATTACGCTGTCCAACATGCAGGGTATCTACAGTGACAACATCGCAGACCATGTGATGGGATATATCCTGATGTTTGCGCGTGGCTTTCATATCTTTCTGAGGAGGCAGCTTGAACGGAACTGGGCAAAAGATGTCCCGGTCATCCATCTTGCGGACAAAACGCTCGGAGTCATCGGGCTTGGTGGGATTGGGACAGCGGTGGCAAAACGCGGCGCAGCAGCCGAGATGCGTGTCATCGCCACGAACGCGGTAGAGATCGAGAAACCCGACTTCGTTGATGCACTATGGGATATCGACAGGCTGGATCATCTGCTAGCGGAAGCCGATTTCGTCGTCAGCTGTGTCCCCCACACTCCCGAAACCTTCAAGCTGATTAACACAGATCAGCTCAAACAGATGAAACAAACTGCGTATCTCATCAATATCTCGCGAGGCGTTGTTGTGGA
This genomic interval carries:
- a CDS encoding D-2-hydroxyacid dehydrogenase, which translates into the protein MKFLIYPAVDENELRALQSVSNEVEVQNVENEDQALEIIGEIDAMYGRITPDLLARAKKLRWIQTPMAGLEHYMFPALAESDITLSNMQGIYSDNIADHVMGYILMFARGFHIFLRRQLERNWAKDVPVIHLADKTLGVIGLGGIGTAVAKRGAAAEMRVIATNAVEIEKPDFVDALWDIDRLDHLLAEADFVVSCVPHTPETFKLINTDQLKQMKQTAYLINISRGVVVDLAALTAALEAGEIAGAGLDVFETEPLPADHPLWAMENVIITPHTAGSGPYTADRRIEVVTANLRRFVAGEPVRNIVDKNRWC
- a CDS encoding 50S ribosome-binding GTPase encodes the protein MPANLPPEYYKLKHELEAARTDEERLQLLEEMTRITPKHKGTEKVRADLRSRIAKLRKADGKKQSKRGHSYHVPKQGAGQLVLIGTPNVGKSQIIASFTKAKPSVSPTPYTTQEPSVGMLAYENIQFQLVDTPPITQDFVQPWVFDLVRNADLVLLVVSLASDEILDQVEIVKSRLTEAKIQIAGIEEPSD